One genomic window of Quercus robur chromosome 6, dhQueRobu3.1, whole genome shotgun sequence includes the following:
- the LOC126690513 gene encoding DNA-directed RNA polymerase II subunit RPB1 has translation MDMRFPYSPAEVAKVRMVQFGILSPDEIRQMSVVQVEHSETMERGKPKVGGLSDPRLGTIDRKLKCETCTANMAECPGHFGHLELAKPMFHIGFLKTVLSIMRSVCFNCSKILADEEDHKFKQALKIKNPKNRLKKILDACKNKTKCEGGDELEVQGQDSEQPAKKSRGGCGAQQPKLTIEGMKMIAEYKAQRKKSDDQEQLPEPVERKQTLTAERVLSILKRISDEDCQLLGLNPKYARPDWMILQVLPIPPPPVRPSVMMDTSSRSEDDLTHQLAMIIRHNENLRKQERNGAPAHIISEFAQLLQFHIATYFDNELPGQPRATQRSGRPIKSICSRLKAKEGRIRGNLMGKRVDFSARTVITPDPNINIDELGVPWSIALNLTYPETVTPYNIERLKELVEYGPHPPPGKTGAKYIIRDDGQRLDLRYLKKSSDHHLELGYKVERHLNDGDFVLFNRQPSLHKMSIMGHRIKIMPYSTFRLNLSVTSPYNADFDGDEMNMHVPQSFETRAEVLELMMVPKCIVSPQSNRPVMGIVQDTLLGCRKITKRDTLIPKDVFMNILMWWEDFDGKIPAPAILKPGPYWTGKQVFNLIIPKQINLIRTSAWHSESETGSITPGDTQVRIERGELLAGTLCKKTLGTSTGSLIHVIWEEVGPDAARKFLGHVQWLVNYWLLQNGFSIGIGDTIADASTMETINETISKAKNEVKDLIRKAQAKELEPEPGRTMMESFENKVNQTLNKARDDAGSSAQKSLDESNNLKAMVTAGSKGSFINISQMTACVGQQNVEGKRIPYGFIDRTLPHFTKDDYGPESRGFVENSYLRGLTPQEFFFHAMGGREGLIDTAVKTSETGYIQRRLVKAMEDIMVKYDGTVRNSLGDVIQFLYGEDGMDSVWIESQKLESLKMKKSEFNKTFRYEFDDEHWNPDYMMQEHIEDLKTIREFRNVFDAEVQKLEADRFQLGTEIATTGDNTWPLPVNLKRLIWNAQKIFKIDNRRHSDMHPMEIVEAVDKLQERLKVVPGEDLLSVEAQKNATLFFNILLRSTFASKRVLEEYKLTREAFEWVIGEIESRFLQSLVAPGEMIGCVAAQSIGEPATQMTLNTFHYAGVSAKNVTLGVPRLREIINVAKRIKTPSLSVYLKPEVSKTKERAKNVQCALEYTTLRSVTQATEVWYDPDPMSTIIEEDVDFVRSYYEMPDEEVAPEKISPWLLRIELNREMMVDKKLSMADIAEKINLEFDDDLTCIFNDDNAEKLILRIRIMNDEAPKGELNDESAEDDVFLKKIESNMLTEMALRGIPDINKVFIKQCKINRFEDNDGFKPEQEWMLDTEGVNLLAVMCHDDVDPRRTTSNHLIEIIEVLGIEAVRRSLLDELRVVISFDGSYVNYRHLAILCDTMTYRGHLMAITRHGINRNDTGPMMRCSFEETVDILLDAAVFAETDHLRGVTENIMLGQLAPIGTGDCALYLNDEMLKNAIELQLPSYMDGLDFGMTPSRSPVSGTPYHDNLMSPSYLLSPNLRLSPISDAQFSPYVGGMAFSPTSSPGYSPSSPGYSPSSPGYSPTSPGYSPTSPGYSPTSPGYSPTSPTYSPSSPGYSPTSPAYSPTSPSYSPTSPSYSPTSPSYSPTSPSYSPTSPTYSPTSPSYSPTSPAYSPTSPAYSPTSPAYSPTSPSYSPTSPSYSPTSPSYSPTSPSYSPTSPSYSPTSPSYSPTSPAYSPTSPGYSPTSPSYSPTSPSYSPTSPSYNPQSAKYSPSLAYSPSSPRLSPSSPYSPTSPNYSPTSPSYSPTSPSYSPSSPTYSPSSPYNSGVSPDYSPSSPQYSPSAGYSPSQPGYSPSSTSQYTPQTSNKDDMSDKDDRSAR, from the exons ATGGATATGCGATTTCCTTACTCTCCGGCGGAGGTCGCCAAAGTCCGTATGGTTCAGTTCGGCATACTCAGCCCCGACGAGATC AGGCAAATGTCAGTGGTGCAGGTTGAGCACAGCGAGACGATGGAGAGGGGAAAGCCGAAGGTGGGCGGTTTAAGCGACCCTCGGCTCGGTACAATTGATAGAAAGTTGAAGTGTGAGACTTGCACAGCGAACATGGCAGAGTGTCCTGGACACTTTGGGCACCTTGAGCTTGCTAAGCCTATGTTTCATATTGGGTTTTTGAAGACTGTGCTCAGTATCATGCGCTCTGTTTGCTTCAATTGCTCGAAAATTCTGGCTGATGAG GAAGACCACAAGTTTAAGCAAGCATTGAAAATAAAGAATCCTAAAAATAGACTTAAAAAGATTTTGGATGCCTGcaagaataaaacaaaatgtgAAGGTGGTGATGAACTTGAGGTTCAGGGTCAAGATTCTGAACAACCAGCAAAAAAGAGTCGTGGTGGCTGTGGTGCTCAGCAGCCAAAGCTCACCATAGAAGGTATGAAAATGATTGCAGAGTACAAGGCTCAAAGGAAGAAAAGTGATGATCAAGAACAGCTTCCGGAACCTGTAGAAAGAAAACAGACACTTACTGCAGAAAGG GTTCTTAGTATTCTAAAGAGGATAAGTGATGAAGACTGCCAATTGTTAGGCTTGAACCCTAAGTATGCCCGTCCGGACTGGATGATTCTACAAGTCCTTCCAATTCCTCCACCTCCTGTTAGACCCTCTGTGATGATGGATACCTCCTCCAGGAGTGAG GACGATTTGACTCATCAATTGGCAATGATTATAAGGCACAATGAGAATCTGAGGAAACAAGAGAGGAATGGGGCACCTGCACATATCATTTCAGAATTTGCACAGTTGTTGCAATTCCACATAGCCACATATTTTGACAATGAGTTGCCAGGACAGCCAAGG GCAACCCAGAGATCAGGGAGACCAATTAAATCTATCTGTAGTAGGCTTAAAGCAAAGGAAGGTCGAATCAGAGGTAACTTGATGGGCAAACGTGTGGATTTTTCAGCACGAACTGTTATTACTCCTGATCCAAACATTAATATTGACGAATTGGGGGTCCCATGGAGTATTGCTTTAAATCTCACATATCCAGAGACTGTTACTCCATATAACATTGAAAG GTTGAAGGAGCTTGTTGAATATGGGCCACATCCTCCACCTGGTAAAACTGGTGCCAAGTATATCATTAGGGATGATGGTCAAAGGCTAGATCTCCGTTACTTGAAGAAAAGTAGTGATCACCATCTAGAGCTTGGATATAAG GTGGAGCGGCATTTGAATGATGGAGATTTTGTACTCTTTAATCGTCAACCTAGTCTCCATAAAATGTCTATTATGGGGCATAGAATCAAGATTATGCCATACTCAACTTTTCGTCTGAATTTGTCTGTTACCTCACCATACAATGCTGATTTTGATGGTGATGAAATGAATATGCATGTTCCTCAATCATTTGAAACTAGAGCAGAGGTGTTGGAGCTAATGATGGTGCCTAAATGCATTGTCTCTCCTCAGTCGAATAGACCTGTTATGGGAATAGTCCAGGATACGCTTTTAGGATGCCGTAAAATCACCAAGAGGGACACGCTTATTCCAAAG GATGTTTTCATGAACATCTTGATGTGGTGGGAAGATTTTGATGGGAAAATTCCTGCTCCTGCAATTTTGAAGCCAGGGCCTTATTGGACTGGAAAACAAGTTTTCAATCTTATTataccaaaacaaataaatctcaTACGAACTTCTGCCTGGCACTCAGAGTCAGAAACTGGATCCATTACTCCAGGGGACACTCAAGTAAGAATAGAAAGGGGGGAGCTACTTGCTGGAACTCTTTGCAAGAAGACACTTGGAACATCTACTGGAAGTCTGATACATGTTATTTG GGAAGAGGTTGGTCCTGATGCGGCTCGTAAGTTTTTGGGTCACGTGCAGTGGCTTGTTAATTACTGGCTTTTGCAGAATGGTTTTAGCATTGGGATTGGAGATACCATTGCTGATGCATCAACAATGGAAACAATTAATGAAACTATTTCTAAAGCAAAAAATGAAGTGAAAGACCTTATTCGGAAAGCCCAAGCAAAGGAGCTAGAACCTGAACCTGGACGTACTATGATGGAGTCATTTGAAAACAAAGTGAACCAG acTTTGAATAAGGCCCGTGATGATGCCGGAAGTAGTGCCCAAAAGAGTTTAGATGAGAGTAATAATCTCAAGGCTATGGTTACTGCAGGATCCAAAGGTAGTTTCATCAACATATCACAGATGACTGCTTGTGTGGGGCAGCAGAATGTGGAGGGTAAGCGAATCCCATATGGGTTCATAGACCGGACATTGCCCCATTTCACTAAAGACGATTATGGGCCAGAAAGTCGTGGGTTTGTGGAGAACTCGTACCTGCGTGGACTGACTCCACAGGAGTTCTTTTTTCACGCCATGGGTGGTAGGGAAGGTCTTATTGATACTGCAGTGAAGACCTCTGAAACTGGTTACATTCAAAGGCGACTTGTGAAGGCTATGGAAGATATTATGGTCAAATATGATGGGACTGTACGGAACTCTTTGGGTGATGTTATCCAGTTTCTATATGGGGAAGATGGTATGGATTCTGTCTGGATAGAATCGCAGAAGCTGGAatctttgaaaatgaaaaaatcagAATTTAATAAGACGTTCAGGTATGAGTTTGATGATGAACATTGGAACCCAGATTACATGATGCAAGAACACATTGAAGACTTGAAAACCATAAGAGAGTTCCGCAATGTGTTTGATGCTGAAGTTCAAAAACTTGAAGCTGATAGATTCCAACTTGGAACAGAGATTGCCACTACAGGTGATAATACTTGGCCATTGCCTGTCAACCTTAAAAGGCTTATATGGAATGCGCAGAAGATCTTTAAGATTGACAATCGAAGGCATTCTGATATGCACCCAATGGAAATTGTGGAAGCTGTTGATAAGCTCCAGGAGAGGCTGAAGGTTGTACCGGGTGAGGATTTGTTGAGTGTTGAAGCTCAAAAGAATGCTACTCTCTTCTTTAATATTTTGCTACGTAGCACTTTTGCCAGTAAGAGGGTGTTGGAGGAGTACAAACTTACTCGCGAGGCATTTGAGTGGGTTATTGGTGAAATAGAATCGCGTTTCCTACAGTCACTTGTGGCACCTGGGGAAATGATTGGTTGTGTTGCTGCACAATCTATCGGTGAGCCTGCTACACAGATGACTCTGAATACCTTCCATTATGCTGGTGTTAGTGCAAAGAATGTCACTCTTGGTGTTCCTAGGTTGAGGGAAATCATTAATGTTGCTAAGAGGATCAAAACACCTTCTCTCTCTGTCTACTTGAAGCCTGAAGTTAGTAAAACTAAGGAGAGAGCAAAGAATGTTCAATGTGCTTTGGAATACACTACTCTCCGGAGTGTAACTCAAGCTACAGAAGTATGGTATGATCCAGATCCCATGAGCACAATTATTGAGGAGGATGTTGATTTTGTCAGATCCTATTATGAAATGCCAGATGAAGAAGTTGCCCCTGAAAAAATCTCTCCTTGGTTGCTTCGTATAGAGTTGAATCGGGAAATGATGGTGGATAAGAAGTTAAGCATGGCTGACATTGCTGAGAAGATCAACCTTGAATTCGATGATGATTTGACTTGTATATTCAATGATGACAATGCTGAAAAACTGATCCTTCGTATCCGTATCATGAATGATGAAGCTCCGAAGGGTGAACTGAATGATGAATCTGCTGAAGATGATGTTTTCCTCAAGAAGATTGAGAGTAACATGTTGACGGAAATGGCTCTTCGAGGTATCCCAGATATCAACAAGGTATTTATTAAACAATGTAAGATAAACCGGTTCGAAGATAATGATGGATTTAAGCCAGAGCAAGAGTGGATGTTGGATACAGAAGGTGTTAATCTATTGGCAGTTATGTGCCATGATGATGTTGATCCAAGGAGGACCACAAGCAATCACTTGATAGAAATTATTGAGGTTCTTGGAATTGAGGCAGTTCGAAGGTCCTTGTTGGATGAATTGAGGGTTGTTATATCTTTTGATGGATCTTATGTGAATTATCGCCATCTGGCTATCCTGTGTGATACAATGACCTATCGTGGCCATTTAATGGCAATCACTCGTCATGGTATCAACCGAAATGATACAGGGCCGATGATGAGATGCTCATTTGAAGAGACGGTGGACATTCTTCTTGATGCTGCGGTGTTTGCTGAAACAGATCATTTGAGGGGTGTTACTGAAAATATAATGTTAGGCCAGCTTGCACCCATTGGCACTGGAGACTGTGCTTTGTATCTCAACGATGAGATGTTGAAGAATGCTATTGAGCTCCAGCTACCTAGTTATATGGATGGTCTGGATTTTGGCATGACACCTTCCCGCTCTCCCGTCTCAGGAACTCCATATCATGATAACTTGATGTCTCCAAGTTATTTGCTGAGCCCAAATCTCCGCCTGTCTCCAATTTCAGATGCTCAGTTTTCTCCTTATGTTGGTGGAATGGCGTTTTCTCCTACTTCATCTCCAGGGTACAGTCCATCATCTCCGGGCTATAGTCCATCATCCCCAGGATATAGTCCTACATCCCCAGGATACAGTCCTACCTCCCCTGGATATAGTCCCACGTCTCCTGGATACAGCCCTACTTCCCCTACTTATAGCCCTAGCTCTCCTGGTTATAGCCCAACCAGTCCTGCCTATTCTCCTACAAGCCCATCTTACTCGCCCACCTCTCCAAGCTATAGCCCCACATCTCCAAGCTATAGTCCTACATCTCCAAGCTACAGTCCCACATCTCCCACTTACAGCCCAACTTCACCAAGCTATAGCCCCACATCACCTGCATACAGCCCCACATCGCCTGCATACAGCCCCACTTCACCTGCGTACAGCCCTACGTCGCCATCCTACAGCCCCACCTCGCCATCCTATAGCCCAACTTCTCCTTCTTATAGCCCGACTTCACCTTCCTACAGCCCTACATCCCCGTCATACAGCCCCACATCCCCATCGTACAGCCCTACCTCACCAGCCTATAGCCCCACTTCTCCTGGCTACAGCCCAACATCACCAAGTTACAGCCCAACCTCGCCAAGCTATAGCCCTACATCTCCAAGTTACAATCCTCAGTCAGCAAAATACAGCCCATCGCTGGCATACTCACCAAGCAGTCCAAGATTGTCACCGTCCAGTCCATATAGTCCTACATCTCCAAATTACAG CCCAACATCCCCATCATATTCACCAACATCCCCATCATATTCTCCATCAAGCCCAACGTACAGTCCCAGCAG TCCATACAATTCTGGAGTGAGCCCGGATTACAGCCCAAGTTCTCCACAATACAG TCCAAGTGCAGGGTACTCTCCCAGTCAACCTGGATACTCTCCGTCATCTACCAGCCAGTATACTCCACAAACGAGTAACAAAGATGACATGAGTGACAAAGATGACAGAAGCGCTCGTTAA
- the LOC126690514 gene encoding uncharacterized protein At4g08330, chloroplastic gives MASIYSCTECGTNLNLSSAHLYPSDFYFEAGNKGTLSFSWVDSSKFRFDKEDKIRPFFETLNYWGIQRKRTKIICNSCGRVVGHVYDDGPPMTGSPGQFHMGPSQVIPRAPRYRIKTKALQITS, from the coding sequence ATGGCTTCCATCTACAGCTGCACGGAATGTGGGACAAACCTCAATCTGAGCTCAGCCCACCTCTACCCATCAGACTTTTACTTCGAGGCTGGGAACAAAGGCACACTTTCCTTCTCATGGGTCGACTCGTCCAAATTCAGGTTCGATAAAGAGGACAAGATCAGACCCTTTTTCGAGACTCTCAACTACTGGGGCATTCAGAGGAAAAGGACCAAGATCATTTGCAATAGCTGTGGCCGTGTTGTTGGTCACGTGTACGATGATGGTCCTCCTATGACTGGCAGTCCTGGTCAGTTTCACATGGGACCTAGCCAGGTCATTCCTAGAGCTCCCAGGTATCGGATCAAGACCAAGGCGCTTCAGATTACATCCTAA